The nucleotide window TTGGATAGGTTGTAATTTTTGATCTTGTTGTACAGCGTGGCTCTGTCGATTTTAAGCAAGCGGGCGGAGCGGGTAACATTCCAGCCAGTCATATCCAGCACTCTCAGTATGTGCTTTTTCTCCGCCTCCCTCAGGCTCATCTCTGCTTTCTCTTCGGGGAGGAACTCCTGACCGCCGCCGAAAGGCATATCCCGCAGTTGAACCAACGGCTCTTTGCCCACTACTATAGCCCTCTCAATGGCATTCTTCAGCTCGCGAATGTTGCCGGGCCATTTGTATCTCGAGAATATCTCGATCACCTTTGGGGAGAATCCTTCCTTCTTTTTGTTCATCTTCATGCAAAACTTCTTCAGGAAGTATTCGGCCAGAAGGAGAACGTCATCTCCTCTTTCCCTCAGCGGAGGCAGGTGAATTCCGACGACGTTAAGACGGAAGTAGAGGTCTTCGCGGAAGGTGCCCTCCTCAATGTTTTTCTTCAGATTCTTGTTCGTAGCGGCGATCACCCTCACGTCTGTGTGTATCTTGCGATTGCCGCCCAGCCGGTAGCAAGCCTTTTCCTCCAGCACCCGCAACAGGTCAACCTGCACCTTGGGGCTCATGTCGCCTACCTCGTCCAGAAACAGTGTGCCGCCGTCGGTGAGTTCGAACCTTCCCATACGTGCATGGTCTGCTCCAGTGAAGGCACCTTTATCATGTCCGAACAGCTCGCTCTCCACCATAGTATCGGGCAATGCGCCGATGGAGACTCCTATGAAAGGTTTATAGCGGCGCTCGCTGTTGCGATGGATGGCTTGGGCGATCAACTCCTTGCCGGTTCCACTCTCGCCGGTAACAAGTACCGTCGCATCGCTAGCGGCCACTGAGCCG belongs to Candidatus Zixiibacteriota bacterium and includes:
- a CDS encoding sigma-54-dependent Fis family transcriptional regulator translates to MKSAVRIMVVDDEKIVRESLSVWLKKFGYEVVPVEGGKEALDLLDREEWSILLVDLKMPRIDGIEVLHKVLKAKPDIPVIIFTAYATVETAVEAMRVGAYDYLIKPIDPDMLALKLQKIVEKQNLADENIMLREKIDAIYEFDEIIGNSKPIQKVLEMVGSVAASDATVLVTGESGTGKELIAQAIHRNSERRYKPFIGVSIGALPDTMVESELFGHDKGAFTGADHARMGRFELTDGGTLFLDEVGDMSPKVQVDLLRVLEEKACYRLGGNRKIHTDVRVIAATNKNLKKNIEEGTFREDLYFRLNVVGIHLPPLRERGDDVLLLAEYFLKKFCMKMNKKKEGFSPKVIEIFSRYKWPGNIRELKNAIERAIVVGKEPLVQLRDMPFGGGQEFLPEEKAEMSLREAEKKHILRVLDMTGWNVTRSARLLKIDRATLYNKIKNYNLSKPKRRH